A DNA window from Ovis aries strain OAR_USU_Benz2616 breed Rambouillet chromosome 7, ARS-UI_Ramb_v3.0, whole genome shotgun sequence contains the following coding sequences:
- the CBLN3 gene encoding cerebellin-3, with the protein MLGTKRHWPPGPSLSLGLPLALTLLALRAGWAQEGSEPVLLEGECLVVCEPGRAAAGGPGGAALGEAPPGRVAFAAVRSHHHEPAGEIGNGTSGAIYFDQVLVNEGGGFDRTSGSFVAPVRGVYSFRFHVVKVYNRQTVQVSLMLNTWPVVSAFANDPDVTREAATSSVLLPLDPGDRVSLRLRRGNLLGGWKYSSFSGFLIFPL; encoded by the exons ATGCTGGGAACAAAGCGACACTGGCCGCCAGGTCCCTCACTCAGCCTGGGGTTGCCTTTGGCCCTCACACTTCTGGCCCTGAGGGCCGGGTGGGCCCAGGAGGGGTCAGAGCCAGTCCTCCTGGAAGGCGAGTGCCTGGTGGTCTGTGAGCCCGGCAGAGCTGCTGCAGGAGGGCCAGGGGGAGCAGCCCTGGGAGAGGCGCCCCCTGGAAGAGTGGCATTTGCTGCAGTCCGCAGCCACCACCACGAGCCAGCAGGGGAGATCGGCAATGGCACAAGTGGAGCCATCTACTTCGACCAG GTCCTGGTGAACGAGGGAGGTGGCTTTGACCGCACCTCTGGCTCCTTCGTGGCCCCTGTACGGGGTGTCTACAGCTTCCGGTTCCATGTGGTGAAGGTGTACAACCGCCAAACTGTCCAG GTGAGCCTGATGCTGAACACATGGCCTGTTGTCTCAGCCTTTGCCAACGATCCAGATGTGACCCGGGAGGCAGCCACCAGCTCTGTGCTACTGCCCCTGGACCCTGGAGACCGGGTATCTCTGCGCCTGCGTCGAGGGAACCTGCTGGGTGGTTGGAAATATTCAAGCTTCTCTGGCTTCCTCATTTTCCCACTCTGA